The following DNA comes from Chiloscyllium plagiosum isolate BGI_BamShark_2017 unplaced genomic scaffold, ASM401019v2 scaf_89237, whole genome shotgun sequence.
cctttGCTTATTTTAAAGCTGGCCATGAAGTGGGTaatccaggagggatgcagctgggcaaaccactcggctttaagcaaaacctgttccctggatgctgcctgacctgctgtgctgttccagcaataaagtttcaacttattttAAAGCTGGCCATGAAGTGGGTaatccaggagggatgcagctgggcaaaccactcggctttaagcaaaagaatttatttaaacgccagtgttgaaacacgaacaaaagaaaacagaatttagaataacttaacgattggaaaacttaaccgactAGATACAGCAAGTATTACCTAAAGgactgttccaatccagtaacatcccacaaCCACAGTCCTTGGcagaaaggtaaattcaaacagtCAAGAGGGGACAACATCCAAACAGATTTCAGAACAAGGGCAGAGGATTTCTTGACTGAACCTTGCAACTCctacatcttgtgactgctacagctaaaaccaAACGGGGGAAAACGTgcactgggagaactggctgttccccttccattgttaaactgttacTCCCTTGACCCTTCGgcatctctgcctttatgacccctcttcaaaaaaccaaggacaaaataacctttttaaaatgactttAGAAAAAAAGGCGAAGACCATTGAATGTCATAATTTTGTAGCATTTGCCAAAATAAAGCCATTCTGCTTGATTAgtgttagagaaaaaaaaactgcagatgctggaatccaaagtcacagagtcatagagatgtacagcatggaaacagacccttcagtccaacctgtccacggtgaccagatatcccaacccaatctagtcccacctgccagcacccggcccatatccctccaaacccctcctattcatatacccatccaaatgccttttaaatgttgcaattgtaccagcctccaccacatcctctggcagctcattccatacctgtaccaccctctatgtgaaaaagttgccccttatatctttcccctctcaccctaaacctatgccctttagttctggactccccgaccccaagggaaaagacattgtctatttaccctatccatgcccctcatgattttataaacctctggaaggtcacccctcagtctccgacgctccagggaaaacagccccagcctgttcagactctccctatggctcaaattctccaaccctNNNNNNNNNNNNNNNNNNNNNNNNNNNNNNNNNNNNNNNNNNNNNNNNNNNNNNNNNNNNNNNNNNNNNNNNNNNNNNNNNNNNNNNNNNNNNNNNNNNNNNNNNNNNNNNNNNNNNNNNNNNNNNNcaaatcatttatgtaaatgacaaaaagtaaagggcccagcactgatccttgtggcactccactggtcacaggcctccagtctgaaaaacaaatctccaccaccaccctctgtcttctacctttgagccagttctgtatccaaatggctacttctccctgtatcccatgagatctaaccttgctaatcagtctcccatggggaaccttgtcgaacgccttactgaagtccatatagatcacatcatctgctctgccctcatcaatcttccacAAAAAAATCGATAAACAGGAGGCTGAAAAAACACAAGCCAGTTaaattcttccagcctcctgtttatcTGCTTGGTTAGTGTGTTGGTATTTATACTTCACGCAAGCCTCTCCCATTTAATCGTTCACTTCAGCTTCTGAGCCATATCTTCTACTTTCATTATCATGCAAGTTTAACTTCTTTTTGAAAGAATCAAAACTATTTAGCTGAAGTAATTTCTGTGACAGTGAGTTTCATGTTGCTCTGCTGAATGAGGACAATTTTCATTTTCCCCCTTGGATTTGTTAGGAATTGTCTTGTATGTTTTGgattaggaacaggagaaggccattctgccctttcagcccattctgccattcagtgaggtcatgaATGATCTGTGGCCCAACTCCAAATACCTGCCTTTAGTCCCAAAGTCTTAATACCTTTTGCTGAACAAaacaattttctctctctctgtctctccagtcCTACCCTGTTCAATCCATTTATAATTTTAAGCATATGAACATATGATTTAGGAGCAGAGCTGACTAAAATTAATTGAGAAATTAAGATATGGGATGGGCTAGTAGAGTTTTAAGGAAATATATCAGAGTACCCAATGTGCATTCGACACCATCTACGGCTGACTAAGGAAGTCTAATAGTGTCAAACAGAAGAAAACCAAGTTTCTCATTCTGTAAAAGTGGGGAGTAGGTCAGAAGATCAGACAAGGTATGTAAAggagaacaaagaaaagaaattaGTGAAGGAGACAGGAATGGGTACAGGGAAAGCTAGCAAGAAATATAAAGGTGGACAGTAAGTTTCTACAGGTCTTTTAAACACAGTAAAGTGTACGTTGATATTCCACAGAGTCTGAGCAATTGATGGTGAATGGAGCAATGAGATGATTTGAAGGGAGGTTTTCTCGAGGTGAGGAATGTGAAACAGTCATCAGGAAAACTGCGAGAGAAAGTCATTGGAACTTCAATCTGAAAAGTCCCCTGACCCTTGTGGACTTCATTCTAAAGGAATGGCTGCTGAGATAAGAgaagagagtttgagtgaggttaggcttgttttcattagaaaaaaggagattgaggagggacctgattgaggtttacaaaatcatgaagggtatagacagggtggatagagacaagctttttcccagggtgaaggattcaataacgagaggtcacgctttcaaggtgagaggtgaaacgtttaagggggatacacgcggcaagtacttcacacagagggtggtgggcgtttggaacgcgttgccagcagagttggtagagacaggcacggttgattcatttaagatgcgtctggataaatgcatgagtaggtggggagcagagggatacagatgcttaggaattgggtgacaggtttaaacagtggacttggatcagttcaggcttggagggccgaagggcctgttcctgggctgtaaattttctttgttctttgttgttctgTGAATTGGTTCTAATTTTCCAACATTCCCTGGATTTTAGAAAAGGTGCTGCCAGATTGTCACTAGCAAACCGGACTCCTCCATCCAACTGCAGGAGATTGTTGAAGCAGAAAACTGCAGGCCGGTCAGTCCAgcatctaccatggggaaaatgCCGGAATCTATTCAAGAAGTTTATTAGCAGGAGTGTAAAATCTTAACATAACCCCACAGAGTTAAaatggatttgtgaaagggaaataggGTTTGACTAATCCATTAGCATTCTTTAAGGAAATAACAGCTAATATGAATAATGGGGAGGCAGTTAATCTAATTTCCGGAAGGTATATAACAATATGCCACATTGAATGTTCCAACATAAAGTGAGAGCCCATGGTGTCGAGGGAAATGTATTCTCAGGGATAGACAGTGGATGAGTTAATAGAATGCAGAAGGTGCATCATTCTATTTGACAGGTTGTGTAACCAGCGATCAGTGTCGCTGGTTAAATCAGTTCTTGGAGAAAGGGAAAGGTTTCAGTGAGGGGAGAGATAACCTGTCTTTCAAATAACTGTTTCAATCCAATTCAGCACCGTCACTTGTTTTCCTGTCAAAGGAAGCTTTGTTGATGCAGAGATGATGAGCTGGAAGCTGGAAGTGTCTAATTGGAAATTGCTTGCCTGGATCTTTGTGTTAAAGACGACAACTTTCAGAACGGAATTCTTCTCGAACGTGTCCACTCCAGTGATGTCATAGAGTGAAGACGAAATGGGACCATACGCCCAGTCAGTAATTTTCCGAGAGAGATCCATGTGCTCCTTGTCTTTCATTTCTCTTCCGAGGATACTCCTGAATATCTGAAAGGTAGAAAATGTCATCTCCATCCACGTGTTTTACAGGGTTTGAAATGCGAGACTCtgaattctctctctccctcctccccttcccccctccctttctctctctctctccctttcccccatctccctcactccctcctccaccctctctcattctccaccaccctctaccctcctctccactctcctcttccctcccccttcccctccctccctctggaaGAGAGTAGTCTTCTGGgagtatggcaactttacctttacaaaTGTACACAAATACTTGGGCAtgaaactccccccccccccaccagatTTCTAGATGGGATGACAGCACAGGATTAATATTTAAGAAAGCACATTCTGAAGGGAATTCCCCCTTTTCTTGTGGAACAGGACGTGGGATCTCGGTTTAGATTAGTAATTGTGGACTGAGAGaacagcccctatggtctggttaGACAATGGCGACACATCACAAACAGATAATGGGCTGCCAGCACTGTAATCTCTGACTCAGTAATCACTGCGCATTTTGTGTTCCTAGAAACTTATGCTGTTCACAGTTTGGTCAACAGAGGGTGATGTTGCACCATGAAAGGGTGTAACTCAGTTTAGTGAGTGGAGTTTCCTTTATTTATCAGAGTCcctatccctacagtgtggaaacaggccctttggcccaacaactccacgctgaccctccgaagagtaccccgCCAATTCATTCCCCATTACtccacatttatccctgactaacgcaGCTAAtccacacatctctggacactatgggcaactgatagtttgacagcagctgtacaaaactctggtgcggccgtacCTTGGGTATTgcagacagttctggtcactgcattataggaaggatgtggaagctctggaaagggttcagaggagatttattaggatgttgcctggtatggagggaaggtcttactagaaaaggctgagggacttgagggtgttttcgtgagagagaagaaggttgagaggtgacttaattgggacatataagataatcagagggttagatagggtggacagtgagagcctttgtcctcggatggtaatggctagcacgaggggacatagctttaaattgaggagtgatagatataggacaaatgtcagaggtagtttctttactcagaggggcATGGaacgtcctgcctgcaacagttgcagactcaccaactttaagggcatttaaatggtcactggataaacatatggatgaaaatagaatagtgcagggtagataggcttcagattggttgcacagatcgacgcaacattgagggccgaagagcctgtactgcactgtaatgttctctgtttctATGAGTGTATCGATGGTTACTGACTCCTAAGGAGAGTCAGTATGATTGTGTACACATTGACCCTGCCTGACTGTGACAGACCCTCTGCCAGCAAAGGTCACTGAGTAAATAGCCACGCTCTATCACAGACCCAGTGCCCATTCTATAGAGAAATGAAAAGGTCTTGCCTCAAACTTGCCCAGTTTGGCTGCAAGCTGTAATGGGGTCAGTCCTTTTACGTTCTTTATCTCCTCCAGGTTGGTCTGTTTGTTTTCGATCAGGATCTTGTTGTACATTTCGGTAACAACCTTTGTGTTGTCCACCGTGTCGTCTGCTATAGTGACCAGTGCGTGCAGGACTGTGTTCCCCCTTGAGTCCTGCTCTCCAATCTTTATTCCCGGGTGGTTCAGGAGAAGTGTAACTATCTCTGGTTGGTTGGTGCATGCAGCTAGAGCCAGCGGTAGTTCACCTGTGGGATAGAAAGCTGTGAGCAACAGCCCAGCCCTGCATTTCTCAACTCCAGACTCAACCATTCCAGGAGTTCTCCTCTGGtcacattgtttaggccactgttggaatattgtgtacaattctggtctccttcctatcggaaagatgttgtgaaacttgaaagggttcagaaaagatttacaaggatgttgtcagggttggaggatttgagctacagggagaggctggacaggctggggctgttttccctggagcatcggaggctgaggggtgaccttatagaggtttacaaaattatgaggggcat
Coding sequences within:
- the LOC122546402 gene encoding transient receptor potential cation channel subfamily V member 3-like; translated protein: MYNKILIENKQTNLEEIKNVKGLTPLQLAAKLGKFEIFRSILGREMKDKEHMDLSRKITDWAYGPISSSLYDITGVDTFEKNSVLKVVVFNTKIQASNFQLDTSSFQLIISASTKLPLTGKQVTVLNWIETVI